The Chthoniobacterales bacterium genome includes the window TTCCCGCACACCACCAGCGGCGTCGGGACGACCAAGAATTGCACCGACTGCCATCTCTCGAAAAACAACGACAACAACGCCTGGATGACGCAGCTCCTCGGGTTCGGCACCGGCACGGTAAATTTCTTCGGGCGCTACTCATACGTGGCTGAAGGCAGGCACGGGTTCCATGCGGTGGTCTGGACGGAGCCAGACGAGCCGCAGGCGGTGATCGGCAGCCATCTCCATCAAATCGCCTACCCGGACAATTATCGGAAACATCTTGAAGCCGGTGCGGTGCTCAAAGAGGCGCACGAACACAGCGGACACGACGTTCAGGATATCGTGCTGCGGGGCGAATATCTCTACACCGCGAACGGCCCCGGCGGCTTCGAAGTTTTTGATGTCGCGAACATTGACCAGAAAGGTTTCTCGGAACGCATTGTCAGCGCGCCGGTTTCGCCGCTAGGGCAACGGACCCGGGTGAACACGAAATACGCGACCTCGGTGGTGATCCCCAGCACCCTTGCGCTCGATCCCGCGCGGGTCCGCCTGCCGGAGAATGAGGAGCAGCCAATCGATCTGTTTTACGCCTTTGTTTATGTCACAGATCGGGAAGAGGGCATCGTCGGTTCAAACGTCGCCACCCTCGTTGATGGAAATCCCGACAACAATTTCCTCAAGCGCGATGTGACCTTCAATCCCGACGGCGCGCTCACCGGCGCCAGCTTTGCGACTGCCGCCGGACATCGTCTCTATGTCACCACCCCGCGCGGATTGTTCGTGGTCGATTGCACCGACCCGATGCATCCGCAGCTGGGCGGTCAATACACCGGCAATTTCCTGCGCAACCCGCATTGCGTCGCCATCCAGTTCCGTTATGCCTTCGTCACGGATGATGACGGCCTGAAAGTCCTTGAGATCACCAATCCGTACCGGCCGGTGCCGGTTTCGGGGGCGACGGTGCAGCTTCGAAATCCGGGCCGTCTGTACGTAGCGCGCACCTACGCCTATGTCGCGAACGGTCCGGAAGGCCTTGCCATCATCGACGTCGAAAATCCGGAACGGCCGCATCTCGACCAAATGTTCAACGCCGGAGGATTGCTCAACGACACCCGGGCCGTTCAGATCGGGAGCGTGAGCGCCTCCCAGTTCGCTCTGGTTGCTGATGGCCGGAGCGGACTGCGCGTCGTGCAGCTCATCTCGCCCGACACGGTCCCCGGCGCGCAAGGATTCAGCCCGCGGCCCAATCCGAAATTAATCGCCACCTATCCCACCCCGGGCGAAGCGATCGCGGTTTCGCGCGGCCTCGAACGCGACCGCGTCGTGGACGAAACCGGCGGGCAAACGGTCGTCTTTGGCCGGCGCGGCTCACGCCCGTTTCACCTCGATGAGATGGAAAAATTCTATCTCCGTTCCGATACGGCCGATTCGAAGGACGGCCAGCGGTGGGGAAGTTTGTATTACGTGGAAGACGTGATGGCCAGGAACGGAAAGTTAATGACGAAAAGCGGCGTTCTCTTGAATCCACTTCCAACTCCCACGCCCTCCGCCGCGGAAAGCCCCACTCCACCGCTGGACTACCTGCCAGACATCGAGCCGAGTCCCATCGAAGGCCCCACTCCGCCGCAACGGTAGGGTCGCTGCGCTGCGGCGACCGCTTTCGACAATGCACGCGCAAGAGGACGGCGCAGCGCGCCGTCCCTACCACGAGAAAAGGAATTGCCCACGCCCACGCTTTTCGGCTAAAAAGTTCGAATGGCCGATAAAGCAAACAAACTTCCTGAAAACGTTCCCGGCGCCTGGTACGTGGATAACACCTGCACCCCCTGCCGCGTCTGTCTGGATGAGGCTCCAAATCTTTTGAAATACAACGACGACGAAACCTACGTCTATTTTTACAAGCAGCCGGAAAACGACGAAGAGACGGCTGCCGCCCAGCGCGCCCTGGACGTTTGTCCGACCCTCGCAATCGGCAACGACGGCGAATAATTTTTCTGTAGCTGCGGTCGCTGACCGCCGAATCGCCGCGTAAACCCAAATCCCGGCGGTGCTAAACCACCGCTCTAAAATATGGCAAACGAAACTCCAGCCGCGCCGGCCAAACCCGCGTCGCAATACACCCGCGCGAATCCCTTTCCCGGAAAGCTGACCGTCAATCGCAGCCTCTGCGGCGAAGGGACGGACAAAGACACCCGGCATTTCGAGATCGATCTCACTGGCTGGGGACTGAATTACGAAGTCGGCGATTCGATGACGGTTTGGCCGACGAACGAGCCGGCGCTGGTAGATGAAATTCTGAAGATGATTGGCGCCAAGGGCGACGAGCCTGTGAAAGGCCCCAAGGGAGAAACAACGCTCCGCGAAGCGCTCCTTCGCGACTGCCGGATCACCCAAACGACGCCGAAGTTTTTGAAGATGATCACCGAACGCGCCAACGCCGCGCCGTTGCTGACCGAACTTCTCGACCCGGAACGCAAAGAGGACCTCGACCGTTATCTCTGGGGCATGGAGGTGATCGATTTCCTGATCGAGCACCCCTCCATCAAAATCACGCCACAGGAATTCGTGGATGTCCTGGCGAAGCTGCAGCCGCGTTTGTATTCAATTGCGTCCAGCCTCAAGGCCCATCCGGACCAGGTCCATTTCACCATCGATGTCGTTCGTTATGTGAGCCACGGCCGGAAGCGTGGGGGCGTTTGTTCCACGTTTCTCGCGGACCGCGCAGGCGATGTCCCGATCCCGGTTTTCCCCAATGCGTCGAAGTTCCGTCTTCCGGATGATTCGAACACGCCCATTATCATGGTGGGCCCGGGAACGGGCGTGGCGCCTTTTCGGGCCTATTTGCAGGAGCGCCAGGTGACCGGGGCGAAAGGGAAAAACTGGCTCTTTTTCGGCTCGCAGAAGGCGGCTTGTAATTATTTTTACCGGGAAGAATTCGAGAAGCTCCAGGGCGACGGCGTCTTGACCCGGCTCGACCTGGCGTGGTCGCGCGACCAGGAAAAAAAGGTTTACGTTCAGGATCGGATGCTCGAGAACGCAGCCGAGATCTGGAAGTGGATGGATGCCGAAGGCGCCCATTTTTTTGTTTGCGGGGACGCGCGCCGGATGGCGAAAGATGTCGACGCCGCGCTCCGCAAAATCGTGGAAGAACAGGGCGGCAAAAGCGTGGACGACGCAAATCAGTACGTCGAAAAACTGAAGAGCGACAAGCGTTACAAGCGCGACGTTTACTAGGCGGGGCGGCTCCGCATGACGGAGAGAAGGGATGCACCGAGGAACGCGGCGAAGCTCGCCGCGGCGATCGTTCCACCCCAAATAAGCCACCAGGGGCGATAGACCAGGATGAGCCGCCCATTCGCCCCGGCCGGCACTTCAATCACCGGCATCAGGCCGCGATAGGAAGAGACGCCGATCAACTGGTCGCCGAGTTTCGCGCGATAACCGTTGAAGAACGGACGAGAAATGGTGAGCAGCGCCGGCGGGCCCCCAGCCGGGACCGTTATATCAGCCTCCAGCCGGTTGCGCCCATCGACGATGCGAGATATCGCCGCCGAGGAAAATTGCTCACCGGGCCGCGAATCGAGTGAGTTCACGGATCGGACTCGCCCCAGCAATTGTGTCCGATGAAAGACCCGGCCTTCCGCCGTTGTTGCCGCCAATTCCCATTCGTTCCCAGGCTCTGGATTCTGCGGCACGTCCTTGGCAATCACGATTCCATCCACACCGAGCCGAGCCAAAATCCCTTCCACTCCGCTCTCGTGTTCAAGCAAAGCCGCGGCCTTGTCGGGATCGATCTCCCCATGAATAGCGCCGTCGAATTCACGAGCGACTCCCGCCGGCCGGATCGGGCTGTAGCCGTTCACGAACCGGACGCCGGCCCACATCGAGGTGCTGCCGGGACGCAAAGTTGTTCCGAATGGTTCCGGGCATTTCTCGACTCGATAGGCATTTTCGGGCGCGGGATAAATGCTGAGATAGAGGCGCTGCGGATCAAGAGGCGCCGCCTGGGTCAGTTCTTGCGCGAGGTTGTATTTCGGGACTCCGCAATTGGGCGGGATCCAAAGGTAAGTCCCCAGCAAAGTGGCGAAGGCCACCGTCGCCGGCAGCCAGCTTCGGGCGAAACGCCAGCCTGATTGAGCAAACATCCGGAGCGACTCTGCCGCGCAAAGTGCGAGGACAAGGTGGACCAAAGGAAGCCAGCGAAAGCTCCAACGGAAAACGCCAGCGGTCGGCAACATGCAAAGAACAAGCGCCACCGCTAGAAGGCCGAGTTCCCAGCCCAGACGGCGAAACAAGGGGCGACGAAGAAAAACCAGCCCGGCAATCAGCGCGACGGGCGGAACAAAGCCGGAGGCCAGTTCCGTGGCGGTGTGCGGCATGAGACGCGAAGAAAAATCCACCCAGTTGACGGTCCAGTTCGGGAAAATGAATCCAGGCAACGCCGTGAACGGGACCCGCCATTGAAAATGCTCGGCGCTGTCCTGAACGGCCCGGGCGGAGCCATGAATATAATCGAGGAGCGCGAGCCACGCCGGCGCGGAAAGACCCAGCCCAAGAACGATCCCTCCGAGCAATGGGAAGATCGAGGAAAAGTTTCGGGTTCGGCCTAACGATCTTACAACCAGCCACGCCGCGACTAACGCCATCATCAGGACCGTGTAGGGAAACCCGCCAGTCACGACGAGGTAGACGAAGGGCGCCGGCCAAAGAAACCGCCATTGGCTCCGGCGCGAATCGAGCGCTCTCTCCATCCCCCACCAGGCCCAGGGCACCCAGGCAAACGCGCCGAGCGCGCCAAACCAATCGGTCGCACCCCAGCAAATGATCCAGCCGTTGAGCGCGGCCACGAGCCCAACGAGGAGCGACAGCGGCGGCGCCAGTTCGCGCCCGCGAGCCAGCAGGTAACCACCCATCGCGAGAACGAACAGGTGCGCGATCGAGAGAGCGGCGGCCTGTTGCGGAAAAGTCAGCGGAAACTTCCAGATCAAGACGACCGCGGCATTAACGAAAACGGAAAACGTTCCGTACTGAAATTCGCCGGCGAGATTGCCACAGACCCACGAATATGGACTCAGCAGCGGCCATTCGCCGTGCGACCAACTCCGCGCCACATCAGCAAAGACGGGAAGGATCGAAAGCTCGTAATCGTCGTTCCAGAAAACAAGCGGATCGTGCCAGAGGAGAAGGAGACAGAAGGCCGTAGCAAGCGCGCCGGCGGCGAACGCGCCAACGGCATCGCGCGCTGGTGAATGGTGACCGGTGATCAGTGAATGGTCAGGCACAATTCACCAGTCACTAGTCACCATTCCCGCTCCGTTTACAGAACAACCGGGGCGCCTTCGGTCAGCAACAGCACTTTGTCGTCGATGCCTTGCGTGCGGGCGGCGGTGAGGAGACGCGCCGGCGGTTCGTCGAGGGGCTCGTAGCCCAGTCGGAAACTTCCGTAGTGCATCGGCACCAGGGTTTTCGCCTCCAGCTCAATGAACGCCTGGACGGCCTGCTCCGGATTCATGTGGACCTCGCGGCCCGTCGGCGCGTCGTATCCGCCGATCGGCAGCAAAGCGATCTCAATAGGATGCCGCTCCCCAATTTCCTTGAAGCCTTCGAAATAAGCGCTGTCGCCGCAGTGAAAAATCGTGCGCCCACCCATCTTGACCACAAACCCGCCGAACCCGCGGTGAAGATCGGCCAAAAATCGGGCCCCCCAATGCGCGCAGGGCGTCAGCGAAATTTCGATCGGGCCGAGCTTCACTGTCTGCCAGTAATCGAGCTCGTGGACGATATTGAAACCGAGGTCATGCACCAGATTGCCCACGCCGATCGGAACGACGATCGGCTGATCGGCCGCGACCTTCGCCAGTGTCCTCCGGTCGAGATGATCGAAATGCGCGTGGGTAACGAGAACAAAATCGATGGAAGGTAAATGATGGATCTCGAAGCCCGGCTTCTTGAGGCGCTTGATCACTTTCAACCACTTGGACCAGATCGGATCGATCAAAACATTGATCTCGGGTGTCTGGAGCAGAAACGAAGCGTGTCCGATCCAGGTAATGCAGATCTCGCCCTTCCGGATTTTCGGAAAATGAGGCTGCCTCCGATCGCCGGCGCGCTTGGTGAAGAGCGACGGGATCAGGACTTCCGTGAGGAAATTGCGCTTGTGCCAGTCCGCGCTCGGGATCAGCCGGACGCGAGTCGAGCGTTTGATTTCAGCGCCGTTCTCCGCCGCCTGGCGCACGACGTTCCTCCGGCTTTTTTTCGAAAAAGGAATCGGCACTGTTGCGCAAGCATATAAGCTGGCCGGGGTGAAGCAACCTTTCGCCACGATGAAGCCCCTCTAAAACCGCAAATCCCCCCGAACAGTGAAGCTGCCAAATGCATGGCCGCGCCAGCCGTTTATCGGCGTGGCGATCGCGGCGAGCGCCGGAATTCTGGTGGCCGACTTTCTGCCTCGGTCTGATTCTGCGGTTGGGATTGCCGTCGCGCTGCTTGCACTGGCCAGCTTCTTCTTCCGCAACTCGCCGGCAGTTTATCTGTTTGTCGCGTCGGGCTTCTTCTTTCTTCACAGTCTGCGAATAAGCGATACCCCGGGATTACAACTGGCCCGCGAAATGGGAGAAGAACCGCGTCCCGCAACCATTCGAGGCGCGGTCATAAGCGAGCCGAAGTCTTCCGCGAACGCCTTCGTCTCATTTCTGTTGCAGTCCGAGTCGATCGAGATCGATGGTGAGACGCGACCTTGTCACGCGAAGCTTTTCGGACGCTGGCGTCACCCGGTCGAATTTGGCGACGAGCTCAAACTCTTTGGCACGGTCGAGAAGGTCGGAGTGCCCCGAAACCCGGGTGAATTCGACATGGCCTCCTATCTTGCCCGGCAGGATGTGCACCGGGCCCTGATCGTTCGCTATCCCGAGAATGGCACTGTGCTCCACCACTCGGGCGGCAACCCCATCCTTCGCGCCGCCCAGAAATCTCGGGGTTGGATGCAACGCGTCCTCTGCCGCGGTCTGGAAGACTCACCCGATGTTACCGGGTCGATTAGCGGCATGGTGCTCGGTTTGCGTCATCAAACACCCGAAGATATCGAGGAGCCGTTTCAACAGACCGGCACGCTGCATTTGTTCGCTGTGGCCGGTCTCCATGTCGGCATCGTCGCCCGGCTTCTCTGGATTCTGGCCACGGTCCTTCGTCTGCCGAAGAAATGGGCGACGCTGCTTATTGTTCCAGCACTGCTGTTTTATGCGGCGGTCACGGGTCTGCACACTTCGAGCGTTCGCGCGGCATTGATGAGCGCTGTGCTTCTCGGCGGATTTCTCGTGGAACGAAAAGCGTTTGCCCTCAATGGCCTGGCCGCCGCCGCCGTTCTGATCCTTGGCTGGGACACCAATGAACTTTTCTCGATTGGCTTCCAGTTATCTTTCTCCGTCGTGGCTGCGATCATAATCCTGGCCGAGCCCGCCTTTCAGCTGCTTCATCGCCGCCTTGAACCGGATCCGTTCCTGCCGCGAAGTTTGTTCACGGCACGCCAACGAGCGCTCAACCATTCGCTCTCCTGGCTCGCCCGCGCGGTTTCGGTCTCCTTCGCGGCCTGGCTCGGGTCGATGCCACTCATGCTTTGGGATTATCATTTGGTCACGTTGAGCTCCGTGGTGGCCAACCTCGTCGTAGTTCCGATCGCCTTTCTAGTGCTCGCTGGCGGCTTGCTCTCGATGGTCGTCGCGCCGGCGTCTGCCTCGCTTTCCGTCGTTTTCAACAACGCGAACTGGGCCCTGACGAAAATAATTCTCGGCGCCGTCCATCTCTTCGCGCAGATCCCGGCAGGACACTTCTATCTCGAGCATCCGGGGTGGCCCAGCGGCGCGAAGCTCGAAATCAACGTCCTTGATTTGAGATCGGGCGCGGCCGTGCATGTCCGATCGGGAAATCGGGATTGGCTCTTCGATGCGGGAGCGACGCGCGATTACGATCGGACGCTGCAGCCGTATCTTCGCTCCCGCGGCGTGGATCGCCTCGATGGTCTCGTCTTAACCCACGGGGATGCCAGTCATGTGGGCGGCGCGCCGGGCGTGCTGCTTGATTTTCGCC containing:
- a CDS encoding ferredoxin; this encodes MADKANKLPENVPGAWYVDNTCTPCRVCLDEAPNLLKYNDDETYVYFYKQPENDEETAAAQRALDVCPTLAIGNDGE
- a CDS encoding sulfite reductase subunit alpha, translated to MANETPAAPAKPASQYTRANPFPGKLTVNRSLCGEGTDKDTRHFEIDLTGWGLNYEVGDSMTVWPTNEPALVDEILKMIGAKGDEPVKGPKGETTLREALLRDCRITQTTPKFLKMITERANAAPLLTELLDPERKEDLDRYLWGMEVIDFLIEHPSIKITPQEFVDVLAKLQPRLYSIASSLKAHPDQVHFTIDVVRYVSHGRKRGGVCSTFLADRAGDVPIPVFPNASKFRLPDDSNTPIIMVGPGTGVAPFRAYLQERQVTGAKGKNWLFFGSQKAACNYFYREEFEKLQGDGVLTRLDLAWSRDQEKKVYVQDRMLENAAEIWKWMDAEGAHFFVCGDARRMAKDVDAALRKIVEEQGGKSVDDANQYVEKLKSDKRYKRDVY
- a CDS encoding MBL fold metallo-hydrolase produces the protein MRQAAENGAEIKRSTRVRLIPSADWHKRNFLTEVLIPSLFTKRAGDRRQPHFPKIRKGEICITWIGHASFLLQTPEINVLIDPIWSKWLKVIKRLKKPGFEIHHLPSIDFVLVTHAHFDHLDRRTLAKVAADQPIVVPIGVGNLVHDLGFNIVHELDYWQTVKLGPIEISLTPCAHWGARFLADLHRGFGGFVVKMGGRTIFHCGDSAYFEGFKEIGERHPIEIALLPIGGYDAPTGREVHMNPEQAVQAFIELEAKTLVPMHYGSFRLGYEPLDEPPARLLTAARTQGIDDKVLLLTEGAPVVL
- a CDS encoding ComEC/Rec2 family competence protein; the encoded protein is MKLPNAWPRQPFIGVAIAASAGILVADFLPRSDSAVGIAVALLALASFFFRNSPAVYLFVASGFFFLHSLRISDTPGLQLAREMGEEPRPATIRGAVISEPKSSANAFVSFLLQSESIEIDGETRPCHAKLFGRWRHPVEFGDELKLFGTVEKVGVPRNPGEFDMASYLARQDVHRALIVRYPENGTVLHHSGGNPILRAAQKSRGWMQRVLCRGLEDSPDVTGSISGMVLGLRHQTPEDIEEPFQQTGTLHLFAVAGLHVGIVARLLWILATVLRLPKKWATLLIVPALLFYAAVTGLHTSSVRAALMSAVLLGGFLVERKAFALNGLAAAAVLILGWDTNELFSIGFQLSFSVVAAIIILAEPAFQLLHRRLEPDPFLPRSLFTARQRALNHSLSWLARAVSVSFAAWLGSMPLMLWDYHLVTLSSVVANLVVVPIAFLVLAGGLLSMVVAPASASLSVVFNNANWALTKIILGAVHLFAQIPAGHFYLEHPGWPSGAKLEINVLDLRSGAAVHVRSGNRDWLFDAGATRDYDRTLQPYLRSRGVDRLDGLVLTHGDASHVGGAPGVLLDFRPRQFFDTRALDRSSIHRKLLALAAIDKNTPKPCQAGAEIDLSREVKARILFPPAGFETESADDQALVIQLIYLGKPWTLLMSDSGTATENFLLQKYSDLRSAILVKGQHHSGNSGSDAFLDRVQPQAIIATARDFPESQRMKPEWAEKTQAQGIKLFRQDETGAVRIRIFDDYWEATNYLTSETFRRTRR